A window of the Hordeum vulgare subsp. vulgare chromosome 5H, MorexV3_pseudomolecules_assembly, whole genome shotgun sequence genome harbors these coding sequences:
- the LOC123395816 gene encoding uncharacterized protein LOC123395816 isoform X2, translating into MAEADAQAQSNAHSPSPPVEASGEPIRSAQVGAPSAASPMFPLMYPMLMPGMFPQQGMDDQTQRPGIYAIQENQFMGAMGGYAPKTFIPLAYNIPTESVGALAGEEQGQDARQQNGPQRQVVVRRFHFAFQLDLALIIKLAAVVFLFSQEGSKQRLFLLILFASMIYLYQTGAVTPFLRWLQRAGGVAARPPQAPANRAPLAAQNDGNDQLPGVVDPANPDQAAENQEPGAAAGDENQQGAEGEANRRSWLGGILKEVQLVVVGFVASLLPGFQHND; encoded by the exons ATGGCGGAAGCCGACGCCCAAGCCCAGAGCAACGCGCACtccccctcgccgccggtggaggcgTCGGGCGAGCCGATCCGGTCGGCCCAG GTCGGCGCTCCAAGTGCCGCTTCTCCGATGTTTCCGCTCATGTACCCGATGCTTATGCCAGGGATGTTCCCCCAGCAGGGTATGGATGACCAGACTCAGCGTCCAGGGATATATGCCATACAGGAGAATCAGTTCATGGGGGCGATGGGAGGCTACGCTCCAAAGACATTCATACCGCTCGCTTACAATATACCAAC TGAAAGCGTCGGTGCATTGGCTGGTGAAGAGCAAGGACAGGATGCTAGGCAGCAAAATGGCCCTCAAAGACAAGTTGTTGTGAGGAGGTTTCACTTTGCTTTTCAGCTTGACCTGGCTCTGATCATCAAGTTAGCAGCAGTGGTCTTTTTGTTTAGCCAAGAAGGATCAAAACAAAGACTGTTTCTTCTCATATTGTTTGCCTCCATGATTTACCT ATATCAAACTGGAGCAGTTACACCTTTCTTAAGATGGCTCCAGCGAGCGGGAGGTGTGGCCGCTCGTCCGCCACAGGCTCCTGCTAACCGTGCTCCTCTGGCTGCCCAGAATGATGGCAATGATCAGCTACCTG GTGTTGTAGACCCTGCAAACCCTGACCAAGCTGCGGAGAACCAGGAACCAGGGGCAGCAGCGGGCGATGAGAACCAGCAAGGGGCGGAGGGAGAAGCAAACCGGCGCAGCTGGCTCGGCGGCATCTTGAAAGAGGTCCAGCTGGTCGTTGTAGGGTTCGTCGCGTCGCTTCTTCCTGGTTTTCAACACAATGACTAG
- the LOC123395816 gene encoding uncharacterized protein LOC123395816 isoform X1 codes for MAEADAQAQSNAHSPSPPVEASGEPIRSAQVGAPSAASPMFPLMYPMLMPGMFPQQGMDDQTQRPGIYAIQENQFMGAMGGYAPKTFIPLAYNIPTSESVGALAGEEQGQDARQQNGPQRQVVVRRFHFAFQLDLALIIKLAAVVFLFSQEGSKQRLFLLILFASMIYLYQTGAVTPFLRWLQRAGGVAARPPQAPANRAPLAAQNDGNDQLPGVVDPANPDQAAENQEPGAAAGDENQQGAEGEANRRSWLGGILKEVQLVVVGFVASLLPGFQHND; via the exons ATGGCGGAAGCCGACGCCCAAGCCCAGAGCAACGCGCACtccccctcgccgccggtggaggcgTCGGGCGAGCCGATCCGGTCGGCCCAG GTCGGCGCTCCAAGTGCCGCTTCTCCGATGTTTCCGCTCATGTACCCGATGCTTATGCCAGGGATGTTCCCCCAGCAGGGTATGGATGACCAGACTCAGCGTCCAGGGATATATGCCATACAGGAGAATCAGTTCATGGGGGCGATGGGAGGCTACGCTCCAAAGACATTCATACCGCTCGCTTACAATATACCAAC AAGTGAAAGCGTCGGTGCATTGGCTGGTGAAGAGCAAGGACAGGATGCTAGGCAGCAAAATGGCCCTCAAAGACAAGTTGTTGTGAGGAGGTTTCACTTTGCTTTTCAGCTTGACCTGGCTCTGATCATCAAGTTAGCAGCAGTGGTCTTTTTGTTTAGCCAAGAAGGATCAAAACAAAGACTGTTTCTTCTCATATTGTTTGCCTCCATGATTTACCT ATATCAAACTGGAGCAGTTACACCTTTCTTAAGATGGCTCCAGCGAGCGGGAGGTGTGGCCGCTCGTCCGCCACAGGCTCCTGCTAACCGTGCTCCTCTGGCTGCCCAGAATGATGGCAATGATCAGCTACCTG GTGTTGTAGACCCTGCAAACCCTGACCAAGCTGCGGAGAACCAGGAACCAGGGGCAGCAGCGGGCGATGAGAACCAGCAAGGGGCGGAGGGAGAAGCAAACCGGCGCAGCTGGCTCGGCGGCATCTTGAAAGAGGTCCAGCTGGTCGTTGTAGGGTTCGTCGCGTCGCTTCTTCCTGGTTTTCAACACAATGACTAG